In Saccharothrix violaceirubra, the following are encoded in one genomic region:
- a CDS encoding CHAT domain-containing protein — translation MSVQVKYVDAGDLYVTWRWEHLRDQPRAVLVERAHVREASAALDAAVPSPNRNESGHDAVRRALTGPLLDLGAERRLAAALSGALLPAQLCAELNSLLSQQIRPHLRIQPSPSTARVPWEALAVSDAERLVHLADTSVLLPATVRNAPERRVSTGDGPVVRVVDPVVPGFADASALGSVLGPGAPRPVVDRDSLEELLVTASRFLYVGHVTTGGHALDARLHLSCGPDSEGRAGLVGGHRPLTAADLVLGHRAGPRRPWRIPRRVALVACESGGDLRFAEPSGLVAALVHGGAEHVVATRWTLPTDAGLAALVPVFPGTPVLRPAVRAIDAAQQADDPVAALNAWQRERADEWERTGDPACSPVVWAAFGTAWAPQSTVY, via the coding sequence GTGAGCGTGCAGGTCAAGTACGTGGACGCGGGCGACCTCTACGTCACGTGGCGTTGGGAGCACCTGCGTGACCAGCCCCGGGCCGTCCTGGTCGAACGCGCGCACGTGCGTGAGGCGTCGGCCGCGCTGGACGCTGCCGTGCCCAGTCCGAACCGGAACGAATCCGGCCACGACGCGGTGCGTCGGGCGCTGACCGGACCGTTGCTCGACCTCGGCGCGGAACGTCGACTGGCCGCCGCGCTGTCCGGTGCGCTCTTGCCCGCCCAGCTCTGCGCGGAGCTGAACTCCCTGTTGTCCCAACAGATCCGGCCGCACCTGCGGATCCAACCCTCGCCCTCGACGGCACGTGTCCCGTGGGAGGCGCTCGCGGTCTCCGACGCGGAACGGTTGGTGCACTTGGCGGACACGTCCGTGCTCCTGCCCGCGACCGTCCGCAACGCACCGGAACGCCGCGTCTCGACCGGCGACGGACCGGTGGTGCGCGTGGTCGACCCGGTGGTGCCGGGGTTCGCCGACGCGTCCGCGCTGGGGTCCGTGCTCGGTCCCGGTGCACCACGACCCGTGGTCGACCGTGACTCGTTGGAAGAGCTTCTCGTCACCGCGTCCCGGTTCCTCTACGTCGGACACGTCACGACGGGCGGCCATGCCCTGGACGCGCGGTTGCACCTGTCGTGCGGGCCGGACTCCGAAGGTCGTGCCGGTCTGGTGGGCGGTCACCGGCCGCTGACCGCCGCCGACCTGGTCCTGGGCCACCGTGCCGGACCGCGCCGACCGTGGCGGATTCCGCGCCGGGTCGCCCTGGTCGCGTGCGAGAGCGGCGGCGACCTGCGCTTCGCCGAACCGTCCGGTCTGGTGGCGGCGCTGGTGCACGGCGGCGCCGAGCACGTCGTCGCCACGCGGTGGACGCTGCCGACCGATGCCGGGTTGGCCGCGCTGGTCCCCGTTTTCCCGGGCACCCCGGTACTCCGACCGGCCGTACGCGCGATCGACGCGGCGCAGCAGGCGGACGACCCGGTCGCCGCGCTCAACGCGTGGCAGCGCGAGCGTGCCGACGAGTGGGAGCGCACCGGGGATCCGGCCTGCTCACCCGTGGTGTGGGCGGCGTTCGGGACCGCCTGGGCACCACAGTCCACTGTGTACTGA
- a CDS encoding carbohydrate binding domain-containing protein, protein MRPSRILIGLTAALAAVAVGSAPAPAAPAKAAAATPLPAHVFAPYFEAWTGDNPLTLSKASGAKYLTFAFLQTQSPGSCTPLWNGDPNMPISSSVFGSEIKAMQAAGGDAIPSFGGYTADTTGTELADSCSDVNKIAEAYQKLITTYDISRIDLDIEIDALDNTAGVDRRNKAVKLTQDWAAANGRKVEFSYTLPTTTRGLAANGVALLRNAAQNNTRVDVVNIMTFDYYDNATHNMAEDTKTAAQGLVNQMAQVWPGKTQAQLWASVGVTEMIGVDDFGPAETFTLANAPVVLDWAREKNINTLSFWALQRDNGNCPGGSAADNCSGIAQKQWEFTGIFAPFSGGGTPQPDNDFSVGVTPSSVALDPGKTASATVNTAVVKGTAQNVALTASVSGGSGVTASVAPGSVTAGGTATVTVNAAATATPGAYTVTVTGTAGTTTHTATLSVTVNGGQPGGPLANGDFESGVLAPWTAPGDSIVSTPAHSGTHALQVTPSASSTGQASQVVTLAPNKQYTLKAWVRGNYVYIGVSGGATGSAWTSSADWKQLSVTFTTGASGTATVYAHGWYGQSPVFVDDVTVG, encoded by the coding sequence ATGCGTCCGTCCAGAATCCTGATCGGCCTCACGGCCGCGCTGGCCGCCGTCGCGGTCGGCTCGGCACCCGCACCGGCGGCACCGGCCAAGGCCGCTGCCGCCACCCCCCTGCCCGCGCACGTGTTCGCGCCGTACTTCGAGGCGTGGACGGGCGACAACCCGCTGACCCTGTCGAAGGCGTCCGGCGCGAAGTACCTGACCTTCGCGTTCCTCCAGACGCAGTCCCCGGGTTCCTGCACCCCGCTGTGGAACGGCGACCCGAACATGCCGATCTCCTCCTCGGTGTTCGGCTCGGAGATCAAGGCGATGCAGGCGGCCGGCGGCGACGCCATCCCGTCGTTCGGCGGCTACACCGCCGACACGACCGGCACCGAACTCGCCGACAGCTGCTCGGACGTCAACAAGATCGCCGAGGCGTACCAGAAGCTGATCACGACCTACGACATCAGCCGCATCGACCTCGACATCGAGATCGACGCCCTGGACAACACCGCCGGTGTCGACCGCCGCAACAAGGCCGTCAAGCTGACCCAGGACTGGGCGGCGGCCAACGGTCGCAAGGTCGAGTTCTCCTACACCCTGCCGACGACCACGCGCGGCCTGGCCGCCAACGGCGTCGCGCTGCTGCGCAATGCCGCGCAGAACAACACCCGTGTCGACGTCGTCAACATCATGACGTTCGACTACTACGACAACGCCACGCACAACATGGCCGAGGACACCAAGACCGCCGCACAGGGTCTGGTGAACCAGATGGCGCAGGTGTGGCCGGGCAAGACCCAGGCGCAGCTCTGGGCGTCGGTCGGCGTCACCGAGATGATCGGTGTCGACGACTTCGGCCCCGCCGAGACGTTCACGCTGGCCAACGCGCCGGTCGTGCTCGACTGGGCGCGCGAGAAGAACATCAACACGCTGTCGTTCTGGGCGCTCCAGCGTGACAACGGCAACTGCCCCGGCGGTTCGGCGGCCGACAACTGCTCCGGCATCGCGCAGAAGCAGTGGGAGTTCACCGGCATCTTCGCGCCGTTCAGCGGCGGCGGCACGCCGCAGCCGGACAACGACTTCTCCGTGGGCGTCACCCCGTCGTCGGTCGCGCTCGACCCGGGCAAGACCGCGTCGGCGACGGTGAACACCGCCGTCGTCAAGGGCACCGCGCAGAACGTCGCGCTGACCGCGTCGGTCTCCGGCGGTTCGGGCGTCACCGCGTCCGTCGCACCGGGCAGCGTCACCGCCGGCGGCACCGCGACCGTGACGGTCAACGCCGCCGCGACCGCCACCCCCGGCGCGTACACGGTGACCGTGACCGGCACCGCGGGCACGACCACGCACACGGCCACCCTGTCGGTGACCGTCAACGGCGGCCAGCCCGGCGGCCCGCTCGCCAACGGCGACTTCGAGAGCGGCGTCCTGGCGCCGTGGACCGCGCCCGGCGACAGCATCGTGTCGACCCCGGCGCACTCGGGCACCCACGCCCTCCAGGTGACGCCGAGCGCGTCGTCGACCGGGCAGGCGTCGCAGGTCGTGACGCTCGCGCCGAACAAGCAGTACACGCTCAAGGCGTGGGTGCGCGGCAACTACGTGTACATCGGCGTCTCGGGCGGCGCGACCGGCAGCGCGTGGACGTCGTCCGCGGACTGGAAGCAGCTCTCGGTCACGTTCACCACGGGCGCCTCCGGTACGGCGACCGTGTACGCGCACGGCTGGTACGGGCAGTCCCCGGTGTTCGTGGACGACGTGACGGTGGGCTGA
- a CDS encoding alpha/beta fold hydrolase has product MPYALTEDGISVHYDVRGTGDPLLLIAGQSNSRHWWDWVRPYFAESFTTIAFDHRGTGASDKPEGDYSTVMFAEDARAVLDDLGVGRAHVYGTSMGGRAAQWLAALHPSRVERLVLGCTSPGGPHGFERGPEVRKALAQPDRGKALQALIDLMYTPGWNGPYSTVGDPDMPPYARRAHLLASAAHNGWDALAAIKAPTLVVHGSDDEFNPTANAPLIADRVPDSRLHLIEGARHAYFEEFHGEAGPLVADFLTA; this is encoded by the coding sequence GTGCCCTATGCGTTGACCGAAGACGGCATCTCAGTCCACTACGACGTGCGGGGCACCGGCGACCCGCTGCTGCTGATCGCCGGGCAGTCGAACAGCCGGCACTGGTGGGACTGGGTGCGGCCCTACTTCGCCGAGTCGTTCACGACCATCGCGTTCGACCATCGCGGTACCGGTGCCAGCGACAAGCCCGAGGGTGACTACAGCACGGTCATGTTCGCCGAGGACGCGCGGGCGGTGCTGGATGATCTGGGTGTGGGTCGGGCGCATGTGTACGGCACGTCCATGGGTGGTCGGGCGGCGCAGTGGCTGGCGGCGCTCCATCCTTCGCGGGTGGAGCGGTTGGTGTTGGGGTGCACGTCGCCCGGGGGGCCGCATGGGTTCGAGCGGGGGCCTGAGGTGCGTAAGGCGTTGGCGCAGCCCGATCGGGGCAAGGCACTTCAGGCTTTGATCGACCTGATGTACACGCCGGGTTGGAACGGGCCCTACAGCACGGTGGGCGATCCGGATATGCCACCTTATGCGCGGCGGGCTCATCTGTTGGCCAGTGCGGCGCACAATGGGTGGGATGCGTTGGCCGCGATCAAGGCGCCGACGCTGGTGGTGCACGGGAGTGACGACGAGTTCAACCCGACCGCGAACGCGCCGTTGATCGCGGATCGGGTGCCGGATTCTCGGTTGCACCTGATCGAGGGGGCTCGGCATGCGTACTTCGAGGAGTTCCACGGTGAGGCCGGGCCGTTGGTGGCGGATTTTCTGACGGCTTGA